From Saprospiraceae bacterium, one genomic window encodes:
- a CDS encoding TIGR02757 family protein, with translation MFTWSNKDIQNLLNEYVDKYNRKDFIETDPISIPHRFVKSQDIEIMAFWTCILSWGNRKSIIQSGRKLCELMDQQPHQFIMEHREMDRRRFEHFVHRTFQYTDSLYFMDFLQFWYGQNDSLESAFLVQFPEKGGRYLEKALMHFKLNFFNRPIVSNRTKKHISDPSTGSRCKRLLMFLRWMVRKDDRGVDFGLWRQIQPSMLHLPLDLHVERTARALRLLTRKNLDWKAVCELTDRCAEMDPSDPCKYDFALFGLSLEKKLEGIR, from the coding sequence ATGTTTACTTGGAGCAATAAAGATATACAGAATTTACTGAACGAATATGTTGATAAGTACAATCGAAAGGATTTTATTGAAACAGATCCCATTTCTATACCACATCGTTTTGTAAAAAGCCAGGACATTGAGATTATGGCATTTTGGACATGCATTCTTTCGTGGGGAAACAGGAAGTCGATCATCCAAAGTGGCCGAAAGTTGTGCGAACTGATGGATCAGCAACCCCATCAATTTATTATGGAGCACCGAGAAATGGACAGAAGGAGATTTGAGCATTTTGTTCACAGGACTTTTCAATATACTGACAGTTTGTACTTTATGGATTTTCTGCAATTCTGGTATGGGCAAAATGACAGTCTTGAATCAGCATTTCTGGTTCAGTTTCCTGAGAAGGGTGGCAGATATTTGGAGAAAGCTTTGATGCATTTTAAGTTGAATTTTTTCAACCGACCTATTGTTTCAAATCGAACCAAAAAACATATTTCTGACCCATCCACCGGTTCTAGGTGCAAACGCTTATTGATGTTTCTGCGATGGATGGTGAGGAAAGATGACAGAGGTGTGGATTTTGGCTTATGGCGACAAATTCAGCCTTCTATGTTGCATTTACCGCTCGACTTACATGTAGAGCGGACAGCCAGAGCCCTGCGCCTACTGACAAGAAAAAATTTGGATTGGAAGGCGGTTTGCGAACTGACTGATCGCTGTGCAGAAATGGATCCTTCTGATCCCTGCAAGTATGATTTTGCATTGTTTGGATTAAGCCTGGAGAAAAAACTGGAGGGAATCCGGTGA
- a CDS encoding lytic transglycosylase domain-containing protein, whose translation MKQKPLLIFILGLSTLLFFAYVVPFDSIFDPLPQKIHPIKIVKNIHFAGEAIPTHQADIKERMERELLLNSYQHSSMILHLKLSTRYFPIIEKILKEEGVPEDFKYLAIAESSFRYSTSPAGARGIWQFREAAATEFNLEVNEYVDERNHFEKSTRAAAIYLKKLKEKFGSWTLAAAAYNMGPTALQRSIEEQKENRFFDMNLGEETNRYLFRIIAFREIISQPEKYGYYLDPEDYYSPLEVSDKIVVDTSIDNLADFAHQHQITYRQLKLYNPWLMKANLPNKNKKSYEILIPK comes from the coding sequence ATGAAGCAAAAACCATTATTAATTTTCATACTTGGGCTCTCTACACTTTTGTTTTTTGCCTATGTGGTTCCTTTTGATTCGATATTTGATCCACTGCCACAGAAAATTCACCCCATCAAAATTGTAAAAAACATTCATTTTGCAGGGGAGGCAATTCCCACCCATCAGGCTGATATAAAGGAAAGAATGGAACGCGAACTTTTGCTCAACAGTTATCAGCACTCTTCAATGATTCTTCATTTGAAGTTGTCAACAAGATATTTTCCAATCATCGAGAAAATATTAAAAGAAGAAGGAGTGCCAGAAGATTTTAAGTACCTCGCCATTGCAGAAAGTTCTTTCAGATACAGTACTTCTCCGGCAGGAGCCCGCGGAATATGGCAATTTAGAGAAGCCGCTGCTACTGAATTTAATTTAGAGGTCAACGAATATGTAGATGAGAGAAATCACTTCGAGAAGTCCACCCGAGCTGCTGCAATCTATCTAAAAAAACTCAAAGAGAAATTTGGATCTTGGACCTTGGCTGCTGCTGCCTACAACATGGGGCCTACTGCTCTTCAAAGGAGCATTGAGGAGCAAAAGGAAAATCGTTTTTTTGATATGAATTTGGGTGAAGAAACCAATCGTTACCTTTTTAGAATCATTGCGTTCAGAGAAATTATTAGCCAACCTGAAAAATACGGATACTATCTCGATCCAGAAGATTACTACTCACCTTTGGAAGTAAGTGATAAAATTGTTGTGGATACTTCCATTGACAATCTTGCTGATTTTGCCCATCAGCATCAAATCACATATCGCCAATTAAAACTATACAACCCCTGGCTGATGAAAGCCAACCTTCCCAACAAAAACAAAAAAAGCTACGAAATTCTAATTCCAAAATAA
- a CDS encoding GH3 auxin-responsive promoter family protein, giving the protein MINNLINLIWRSALKVHENQINAFISDPHGTQSRELSKILNKAAHTEWGKRYQFSKINNGKLLAHHLPVFEYDDIKEDIFRMMKGQRDILWPGRVYKYAKSSGTTSDKSKFIPVTDDNHKYCHTKGGFRLLSRIYSNLNKPSIVAGKSILLAGSKRNDLPEFPGSIVGDVSAVIMSGLSPLALNRISPGLDINLMENFEQKLDRIAEICCHQDIRMVAGTPTWAMVLFNKILDITGKSNLNDVWPNFQLFVHGAVSFVPYRKPFQKYFPSPDTKYFETYNASEGYFGVQYTLDHQDMLLLLDNGVYYEFLPMSEWESSSPNTIGLSDVELGKSYGLIITTNSGLYRYKIGDTVMFTSLRPHKIVITGRIKQFINVFGEEVMVSNTDQALAETCKKWNATVKEYSVAPIFLDKSSKGGHEWVIEFDQSPENHDLFARDLDQCLQKLNSDYEAKRYRDLALESLKLTVVPSGTFMKWLKFKNKVNAQQKVPRLSNTRQYVDEIIQQV; this is encoded by the coding sequence ATGATAAACAATCTGATCAATTTGATTTGGAGGTCTGCGCTAAAAGTCCATGAAAATCAAATCAATGCGTTTATCTCAGACCCGCATGGCACCCAATCCAGGGAATTGTCCAAAATATTAAACAAGGCTGCTCATACCGAATGGGGAAAGCGGTATCAATTTTCGAAAATCAATAACGGCAAATTGCTGGCACATCATCTTCCTGTGTTTGAGTATGATGATATTAAGGAAGATATTTTCAGAATGATGAAAGGTCAAAGAGACATACTTTGGCCAGGTAGGGTCTATAAATATGCAAAATCATCGGGCACTACTTCTGATAAAAGTAAATTTATACCGGTCACCGATGACAATCACAAATACTGTCATACCAAAGGAGGTTTTAGATTGTTGTCCAGAATTTATTCTAATTTGAACAAACCTTCGATTGTTGCCGGTAAAAGCATTTTATTGGCCGGCAGTAAAAGAAATGATTTGCCGGAATTTCCCGGAAGCATTGTAGGTGATGTTTCTGCTGTAATCATGTCTGGCCTTTCTCCGCTAGCCCTTAATCGCATCAGCCCCGGTTTGGATATCAATCTGATGGAAAATTTTGAACAAAAACTGGATCGGATTGCAGAAATATGTTGCCATCAAGACATCAGAATGGTGGCAGGAACCCCCACCTGGGCCATGGTATTATTCAATAAAATTTTGGACATCACCGGTAAATCAAATTTAAATGATGTGTGGCCCAATTTTCAATTATTTGTACATGGGGCGGTAAGTTTTGTGCCCTATCGAAAACCATTTCAAAAATATTTTCCCTCGCCCGACACCAAATATTTTGAAACCTACAATGCCTCTGAAGGATATTTTGGAGTACAATATACCCTTGACCACCAAGATATGTTGTTGCTTCTGGACAATGGAGTGTACTATGAGTTTCTTCCAATGAGCGAATGGGAGTCAAGCTCTCCAAATACCATTGGCTTATCTGATGTGGAGTTGGGAAAGAGTTATGGATTGATTATTACCACCAACTCAGGACTCTATCGATATAAAATTGGAGATACTGTGATGTTCACCTCACTCCGTCCACACAAAATTGTAATTACAGGTCGAATAAAGCAATTTATCAATGTTTTTGGAGAAGAGGTCATGGTCTCCAATACCGATCAGGCCCTGGCAGAGACCTGCAAAAAATGGAATGCAACCGTAAAGGAATACTCAGTGGCTCCGATATTTTTGGACAAATCCTCCAAAGGTGGTCACGAATGGGTCATCGAGTTTGATCAGTCGCCTGAAAACCATGATTTATTTGCACGGGACTTGGACCAATGTCTTCAAAAATTGAACTCTGATTACGAAGCAAAGAGGTATCGTGATCTCGCTTTGGAAAGCTTAAAACTCACTGTGGTTCCATCAGGAACCTTTATGAAGTGGCTGAAATTTAAAAACAAAGTGAACGCTCAACAAAAAGTTCCCAGGTTGTCAAACACCCGCCAATATGTAGATGAAATCATCCAACAGGTTTGA
- a CDS encoding DUF4153 domain-containing protein — MISFDWDRIRELWWKSISRFPLSYLFSILTAISLLILIRDASNRVEWIRIFSSSILFYPVSIAVQLWIESGKISKLNKIFIHIAVLGLASVWYFFSPDHDVNSFRYLFILLIISSHCSVLVLPFLNQKSESGFWVFNQELLMSWILGLCYGLIIALGIEAAVVAIEYLFDVRWYSEIYLDVFVVMFAVFSTSYFSSNIPDSLVQSIEDFDYKKTYQVFIKFILIPLVILYFLILYAYGLKILFQWELPKGWLGSLCLGFSSLGILVYLLSHRMPEWDGAALIRNYKKYFISSLIPVVILLGISIGVRILEYGLTEQRYLVLLFTLWTSSLLVYHLILGKSDLRYYPLTIMIISVLASFGPLGIHKVSLQSQTKQLTHFCEFNQLIENGFWKPSNHLSEKDYNRLANLLNYLNDKNALDPWIDKISDSVARKEILAADRFMQIQKMLEFISPVRNPGDNTTEYLQYFPPSDKNFEVSFDQWEIADIQCDPWYNYEGKKSLQSFFISENEEDLIYVSRSGETIKLHIIDSLKAKHAGFKSYNISSQTDLEKGVNFYYTLEGISVILIPRTYSIEKFGDTYKIKQFGLWKIQIITQN, encoded by the coding sequence ATGATTTCTTTCGATTGGGACAGAATAAGAGAATTGTGGTGGAAGTCTATTTCAAGGTTTCCTCTATCCTATCTGTTTAGCATTCTGACTGCAATTAGTCTGCTCATTTTGATCAGAGATGCCAGCAATCGTGTAGAGTGGATCAGAATTTTTAGTAGCAGCATCCTTTTTTATCCTGTTTCAATAGCTGTTCAGCTCTGGATTGAATCTGGAAAGATTTCAAAATTGAACAAAATCTTTATTCACATTGCTGTTCTTGGATTGGCTTCTGTTTGGTATTTCTTCTCTCCTGATCATGATGTGAATTCATTCAGATATCTGTTTATTCTACTCATCATTTCCTCTCATTGCTCAGTGCTTGTCTTGCCATTCCTAAATCAAAAAAGTGAATCGGGATTTTGGGTATTCAATCAGGAATTGTTGATGTCCTGGATTCTGGGATTGTGTTATGGCTTGATCATAGCGCTGGGCATTGAAGCTGCTGTGGTGGCCATTGAATATCTTTTCGATGTCAGATGGTACAGCGAAATTTACCTGGATGTATTTGTTGTAATGTTTGCGGTATTTAGCACTTCTTATTTCAGCAGCAACATTCCCGATTCTTTGGTGCAATCTATTGAAGACTTTGACTACAAGAAAACCTATCAGGTTTTTATTAAATTTATTCTAATACCTCTGGTCATTCTCTATTTTTTAATCCTTTATGCTTACGGGCTCAAAATCCTTTTTCAATGGGAGCTTCCAAAGGGCTGGTTGGGTAGTTTGTGTCTTGGTTTTTCATCCCTTGGAATATTGGTGTATCTTTTAAGTCATCGAATGCCTGAATGGGATGGAGCTGCATTAATTCGAAACTATAAAAAATATTTTATATCATCTTTGATTCCTGTTGTCATTCTATTGGGAATTTCCATCGGTGTCAGAATATTGGAATACGGTCTGACAGAGCAGCGCTATTTGGTTTTACTATTCACTCTTTGGACTTCATCATTGTTGGTGTATCATTTGATTTTGGGAAAATCAGACTTGCGTTATTATCCTTTGACCATTATGATCATCAGCGTGTTGGCATCATTCGGGCCACTGGGTATTCACAAAGTTTCTCTTCAAAGTCAGACAAAGCAGTTGACCCATTTTTGTGAATTTAATCAACTGATTGAAAATGGATTTTGGAAACCCTCCAATCATCTTTCCGAAAAGGATTACAATCGACTCGCCAACCTTCTGAATTATCTAAACGATAAGAATGCGCTCGATCCGTGGATTGATAAAATATCCGACAGCGTGGCAAGAAAAGAAATTTTAGCTGCTGATCGTTTTATGCAAATACAAAAGATGCTCGAGTTTATAAGCCCAGTCAGAAACCCAGGAGACAATACCACTGAATATTTACAGTATTTTCCACCTTCTGACAAGAACTTCGAGGTATCTTTTGATCAATGGGAAATAGCGGATATTCAATGCGATCCCTGGTATAATTATGAAGGGAAAAAATCCCTTCAATCGTTTTTCATTTCTGAAAACGAAGAAGACCTCATTTATGTCTCCAGATCAGGTGAAACCATTAAGCTACATATAATAGATAGTTTAAAAGCGAAGCATGCTGGATTCAAATCCTACAATATTTCCTCTCAAACAGATCTTGAAAAAGGGGTCAATTTTTACTACACTTTGGAAGGAATTTCTGTGATTTTAATACCCAGAACTTATTCCATTGAGAAATTTGGAGATACTTATAAAATCAAACAATTTGGTCTTTGGAAAATTCAAATAATTACTCAAAATTAA
- the mtaB gene encoding tRNA (N(6)-L-threonylcarbamoyladenosine(37)-C(2))-methylthiotransferase MtaB translates to MSTGRKIAFHTLGCKLNFSETSGIGQQFKSAGYEEVDFDQEADIYVINTCSVTELADKKCRKSVRQAVKNNPDAKVIVMGCYAQLKPQEIASIPGVDLVLGASEKFNLMEHLQKLDQTNNLSRVIMGGISEVNHFVPSYSIEDRTRTFLKVQDGCDYKCSFCTIPLARGRSRSGEINELLRITEEIAAKGVKEIVLTGVNLGDFGNGTEVIEGQKPKKNELFIDLARALDHMDVIPRFRISSIEPNLCTQDLIDFVADSKHFMPHFHMPLQSGDNEILSLMKRRYKRELYADKVLKIKSAMPHACIGADVIIGFPGETETHFQNTLEFLHQLELSYLHVFTYSERINTPAIGYSDSVPMSVRAERSIILRNLSEKKKNYFYSQFIGTKQKVLIERNPKHAAPSHGGFTENYLRVLLNSSDENLINQILTVKIKDFSSNGDLLAEIEN, encoded by the coding sequence AGGAAGCAGACATTTATGTCATCAATACCTGCAGTGTGACGGAGCTGGCAGATAAAAAATGTCGGAAATCAGTAAGGCAGGCCGTCAAAAATAATCCCGATGCCAAAGTGATTGTGATGGGTTGTTACGCCCAATTAAAACCCCAAGAGATTGCAAGCATCCCCGGTGTAGATCTGGTTCTTGGTGCATCTGAGAAATTTAATCTGATGGAGCATCTGCAAAAATTGGATCAAACCAACAACTTGAGCAGGGTGATCATGGGTGGAATCTCAGAGGTCAATCATTTTGTACCCTCTTACTCCATTGAAGACAGGACAAGAACTTTTTTAAAAGTGCAGGATGGATGTGATTACAAATGCAGTTTTTGCACCATCCCATTGGCAAGAGGAAGATCCAGATCGGGAGAAATAAATGAATTGCTCAGGATCACTGAAGAAATTGCTGCAAAAGGAGTCAAGGAGATCGTCCTGACCGGAGTGAATCTAGGAGATTTTGGAAATGGGACAGAAGTCATCGAAGGACAAAAACCAAAAAAAAATGAACTATTTATTGATCTGGCCAGGGCTTTGGATCATATGGATGTCATTCCCAGATTTCGCATTTCCTCCATTGAGCCCAATTTGTGTACCCAAGATCTGATTGATTTTGTAGCAGATTCAAAGCATTTTATGCCGCATTTTCACATGCCGCTTCAATCTGGAGACAATGAAATTCTGTCTTTAATGAAAAGAAGATACAAAAGGGAATTGTATGCGGACAAAGTGCTTAAAATTAAATCCGCCATGCCCCATGCTTGCATTGGAGCTGATGTCATCATCGGATTCCCTGGAGAAACAGAGACTCATTTTCAAAACACTTTGGAATTTTTACATCAACTTGAACTGAGCTACCTTCATGTATTTACATATTCAGAAAGGATAAATACACCTGCAATTGGTTATTCTGATTCAGTACCAATGTCGGTTCGTGCAGAAAGATCAATAATTCTTCGTAACTTATCCGAAAAGAAAAAGAATTATTTCTATTCTCAATTTATTGGTACAAAACAAAAAGTGCTGATCGAAAGAAACCCTAAACATGCGGCACCTTCCCATGGCGGTTTTACAGAAAATTATCTCAGGGTACTTCTAAATTCATCCGACGAAAACTTGATCAATCAAATTCTGACGGTAAAGATAAAAGACTTTTCTTCCAATGGAGATTTACTTGCAGAGATAGAAAATTGA
- a CDS encoding sodium-translocating pyrophosphatase has protein sequence MENLIYLIPLFGLIGLLYMAYLYTWVSKQDAGDSKMKGISDHIAEGAMAFLKAEYRVLAIFVVVAGILLGVLSNIVDTTHWFIVIAFILGAIFSVLAGFIGMKIATKANVRTTQAARSSLKKALEVSFKGGTVMGLGVAGLAVMGLSGLFAFFFMYYMDGTWATASIKGVSRNPVEAMSIILEVLAGFSLGAESIALFARVGGGIYTKAADVGADLVGKVEAGIPEDDPRNPATIADNVGDNVGDVAGMGADLFGSYVATVLASMVLGNYVIRDMGGDISATDAFGGLGPILLPVVLAGVGILFSIAGSFFVRINNEKAKESEVQSSLNIGNWSSIVLTAIASYVLIHWMLPTQMQMNFFGQGLVNVGPNDVFYAVLIGLFVGGAISWLTELFTGLGKGPVLDIVKKSGTGAATNIIGGLSSGMLSTAGPVLLFAGAIWGAYHLAGFYGVAIAASAMMATTAMQLAIDAFGPIADNAGGIAEMSELPKEVRVKTDILDSVGNTTAAIGKGFAIASAALTALGLFAAYVTFTGIDGINIFKADVLAALFVGGMIPVVFSALAMRSVGKAAMEMVNEVRRQFREIPGILEGTGKPEYGKCVEISTRAALKEMMLPGLITIISPVIIGFVMGPEALGSYMAGVCVSGVLWAIFQNNAGGAWDNAKKSFEAGVVIDGQTFYKGSEPHKAAVIGDTVGDPFKDTSGPSMNILIKLTCLVGLTIAPILGEMYGAGHSNVDHKEKTEICLINKK, from the coding sequence ATGGAAAATTTAATTTATCTAATCCCTTTATTTGGTTTAATTGGTCTTTTGTATATGGCTTATTTATACACCTGGGTTTCCAAACAGGATGCAGGAGATTCTAAAATGAAAGGTATATCCGATCATATTGCGGAAGGAGCCATGGCTTTTCTCAAAGCAGAGTATCGTGTATTGGCCATTTTCGTTGTTGTAGCCGGTATTCTGTTGGGAGTTTTGAGCAATATTGTGGATACAACCCATTGGTTTATAGTTATTGCATTCATTTTAGGCGCTATTTTTTCCGTCTTGGCGGGCTTCATCGGCATGAAGATTGCCACCAAAGCAAATGTGAGAACCACCCAGGCTGCCAGAAGTAGTTTGAAAAAGGCCCTCGAAGTATCTTTTAAAGGTGGAACTGTAATGGGTCTTGGTGTGGCCGGACTTGCTGTAATGGGTTTGAGCGGATTGTTTGCTTTCTTTTTTATGTATTATATGGATGGAACATGGGCCACAGCTTCTATTAAAGGAGTTAGTCGGAATCCTGTTGAAGCCATGAGCATTATCCTGGAAGTTCTGGCCGGATTTTCATTGGGTGCAGAATCCATTGCACTTTTTGCGAGGGTGGGCGGTGGTATTTATACCAAAGCAGCTGATGTTGGTGCAGACCTGGTTGGAAAAGTAGAGGCTGGCATTCCTGAGGATGATCCACGCAATCCAGCTACCATTGCTGATAATGTTGGAGACAACGTCGGTGATGTGGCGGGAATGGGTGCTGATCTTTTTGGTTCATATGTAGCAACGGTACTGGCTTCCATGGTTCTGGGCAATTATGTGATTCGCGACATGGGTGGTGATATCAGTGCTACGGATGCATTTGGAGGACTCGGCCCGATTTTATTGCCTGTTGTATTGGCGGGTGTGGGTATCTTGTTTTCGATTGCAGGATCATTTTTTGTCAGAATAAACAATGAGAAGGCCAAGGAAAGCGAGGTACAGTCCTCTTTGAATATTGGAAACTGGAGTTCCATCGTATTAACAGCAATAGCTTCTTATGTGCTCATTCACTGGATGTTGCCCACTCAGATGCAGATGAACTTTTTTGGGCAAGGTTTGGTAAACGTGGGTCCAAATGATGTGTTTTATGCAGTTTTGATTGGATTATTTGTAGGTGGAGCGATCTCCTGGTTGACAGAGTTGTTCACCGGATTGGGCAAAGGCCCTGTATTGGATATTGTCAAAAAATCAGGTACCGGTGCAGCAACAAACATCATCGGAGGTTTGAGTTCGGGTATGCTGAGTACTGCAGGACCTGTGTTGTTGTTTGCAGGTGCAATCTGGGGGGCCTATCATTTGGCTGGATTTTATGGGGTGGCCATTGCAGCATCTGCGATGATGGCGACGACAGCCATGCAATTGGCCATCGATGCCTTCGGCCCAATCGCTGACAATGCAGGAGGTATCGCAGAAATGAGTGAATTGCCCAAAGAAGTCCGGGTCAAAACTGATATTTTGGACTCGGTGGGAAATACGACGGCGGCGATCGGAAAAGGTTTTGCCATTGCTTCTGCTGCATTAACAGCTCTAGGTTTGTTTGCTGCATACGTAACTTTTACTGGAATTGATGGCATCAATATATTTAAAGCAGATGTTTTGGCTGCATTGTTTGTTGGAGGAATGATTCCGGTGGTTTTTTCGGCACTGGCCATGCGTTCGGTGGGAAAAGCCGCCATGGAAATGGTGAATGAAGTGAGAAGACAATTCAGAGAAATACCTGGAATTCTGGAAGGAACAGGAAAGCCGGAATATGGCAAATGCGTTGAGATTTCTACCCGTGCCGCATTGAAAGAAATGATGCTCCCGGGTTTGATTACCATTATTTCACCAGTTATCATTGGTTTTGTAATGGGTCCTGAGGCTTTGGGTTCCTATATGGCAGGAGTTTGTGTAAGTGGGGTTTTGTGGGCTATTTTTCAAAACAATGCAGGTGGTGCCTGGGACAATGCCAAAAAATCATTTGAAGCAGGAGTTGTCATTGACGGCCAGACTTTTTACAAAGGTTCCGAACCACACAAAGCTGCAGTGATTGGTGACACCGTGGGTGACCCTTTTAAAGACACATCAGGGCCATCCATGAATATATTGATTAAGCTTACCTGCCTTGTTGGATTGACCATAGCGCCTATTCTTGGTGAAATGTATGGAGCAGGACACAGCAATGTGGACCACAAGGAAAAAACTGAAATTTGTTTGATCAATAAGAAATAA